A section of the Phycodurus eques isolate BA_2022a chromosome 4, UOR_Pequ_1.1, whole genome shotgun sequence genome encodes:
- the isoc2 gene encoding isochorismatase domain-containing protein 2 → MAGIGRLSTKEAVLLLCDMQEKFRPNIFQFTNIVSNAARLLQAGRVLGIPAILTEQYPKGLGPTVPELGAEGLTAYAKTSFTMMTEEVEKQMQALGNPKQAILCGIEAHACIACTTFDLLEKGIEVHIVSDAVSSRSQTDRLFALSRLKQSGAFLTTTEAVLLQLVQGAKHPNFKEIQQLMMQPSPDTGLLAYFSAL, encoded by the exons A TGGCAGGCATCGGCAGGCTCTCCACCAAGGAAGCGGTGCTCCTCCTGTGCGACATGCAGGAGAAGTTTCGACCCAACATCTTCCAGTTCACCAACATTGTCAGCAATGCAGCCAGATTGCTCCAG GCCGGTCGTGTTCTGGGGATCCCTGCCATCCTGACGGAGCAGTACCCTAAAGGTTTGGGCCCCACAGTGCCAGAGCTTGGAGCGGAGGGCCTAACGGCTTATGCTAAAACGTCATTCACCATGATGACAGAGGAGGTGGAGAAGCAAATGCAGGCTCTGGGAAACCCCAAGCAGGCTATCCTGTGTGGCATAGAGGCGCACGCTTGTATTGCG TGTACGACATTTGACCTGCTGGAAAAGGGAATAGAGGTCCACATCGTGTCCGACGCCGTCTCGTCGCGGAG CCAGACGGACCGCTTGTTCGCTCTGTCCCGCCTGAAGCAGAGCGGTGCCTTCCTCACCACCACCGAGGCCGTCCTGCTGCAGCTGGTCCAAGGCGcaaaacatcccaacttcaagGAG ATTCAGCAGCTGATGATGCAGCCGTCCCCTGACACCGGCCTCCTTGCCTACTTCAGTGCGCtctaa
- the LOC133401463 gene encoding germ cell-specific gene 1-like protein yields the protein MSERMSRRSRSLLSLTLTSLALALSILALCTSYWCEGTHKVVKPLCLSPVKMKNCGQNNSEPYTTESPTQNPFNRTLSPARREELAKIRQRQLANAVHYIWETGEDKFAFRYFHTGFWESCEKHSDGEKCRSFIELTPGETQGVLWLSVISEFTYIGLLGMGFLLMWLEVLCSHKEMHSLKISAYAAMCTVLSGLLGMVAHMMYTTVFQMTVIVGPKDWRPQSWDYGWSFALAWVSFSCCMGAAVVTLNSYTKTIIELRRKQRLRLEEARAAARAPCYEEVVSGPGGGGSGGFYSVSGLLQCPDGMIDVAWAPNGSVVGVGNGDVPTLVLVGGCGPEGCEDCEREMDEMEGPVDRVDSPC from the exons ATGTCGGAGCGCATGTCGCGCCGCTCTCGCTCCCTGCTCTCCCTGACCTTGACCTCTCTGGCCCTGGCACTCTCCATCCTGGCGCTGTGCACCTCCTACTGGTGCGAGGGCACCCACAAAGTGGTCAAGCCCCTCTGCCTGTCGCCCGTCAAGATGAAGAACTGCGGGCAGAACAACAGTGAGCCTTACACCACAG AGAGCCCGACCCAAAACCCTTTCAACCGTACGCTGTCTCCAGCCAGACGCGAGGAGTTGGCTAAAATCCGCCAGAGGCAGCTGGCCAATGCCGTTCACTACATCTGGGAGACGGGCGAGGACAAGTTCGCTTTCAGATACTTCCACACCGGCTTTTGGGAAAGCTGCGAGAAACACAGTGATG GTGAGAAATGCAGGAGCTTTATTGAGTTGACTCCAGGGGAGACGCAAG GTGTGCTTTGGCTGTCAGTCATATCGGAGTTCACGTACATCGGCCTGCTTGGGATGGGCTTCTTGCTAATGTGGCTGGAAGTGTTGTGCTCTCACAAGGAAATGCACTCACTAAAAATCAGTGCCTACGCTGCCATGTGCACTGTGTTGTCAG gTCTTCTCGGGATGGTGGCCCACATGATGTACACCACCGTCTTCCAGATGACAGTCATTGTGGGCCCCAAAGACTGGAGGCCTCAGTCCTGGGACTATGGCTGGTCTTTTGC TCTCGCCTGGGTGTCCTTCAGCTGCTGCATGGGCGCCGCCGTAGTGACGCTCAACTCCTACACAAAGACCATCATCGAGCTGCGCCGCAAACAGAGGCTTCGTCTGGAGGAGGCGAGGGCTGCCGCCCGGGCCCCTTGCTATGAGGAGGTGGTTTCTGGCCCCGGCGGCGGAGGCTCCGGGGGTTTCTACTCCGTCAGCGGCCTGCTACAGTGTCCCGACGGCATGATCGACGTGGCGTGGGCCCCCAACGGCAGCGTGGTCGGCGTGGGCAACGGGGATGTGCCTACGCTGGTTTTAGTGGGAGGCTGCGGGCCTGAGGGTTGTGAAGACTGCGAGAGGGAGATGGATGAGATGGAGGGACCTGTCGACAGAGTGGACTCCCCTTGCTGA